TGATGGACTATGCTTTTTGGTTCCACTTTGATTTATTAATACAGCCTCTTCAAAATTTAGGGGATAAGCCTTCATCTTTATTAAAGAAATGTGTATTGCTCTCTTCTGCTGTGCCTGCCTCTTGAGATTTATTATTAATCTTTCAGAAGCCAGAAGATGAAGTATTTGTTGCCATCGCAAAGGCCATGGAAGAAATGGTGGAAGATAGTGTCGACTGTTACTGGATCATCCGATGCTTTGTGAACCAATTAAACAACAAGTACCGAGATTCTTTGCCCCAGCTGGTGAGGGATGttggtagggggtgggggtgagcaaTAGTACTGGGGTCTTCAGAAAACACTCCTACCTTCTGGTGCTGCTGCAATTAGGAGTAGACCCCCTTAGTAGGAGTCAGCAGATGTAAATATTTCCAGCTTAGCTGGCCAGATGGGCTCTGTGTCTCCGTGTCTCTATTGCAGTCACTCAGCTCTGCTGTGGTTGCACAAAAGCAGCCATCGACAATACAGGAAGGAACAGTTGTGGCTGGATTTGGCtgctgtgggccacagtttgcaAACCCCTGCTCTGTAGTATTCCTTATCTTGACCTAGAATCCCAAGATAAGGAATACTACATATCCTGGCTTTATCTAGGGTTTTCCCTCTGTATTAGCTAAGGTTGAAGTTTGGCTGCATATAGTGGAAAGCCCTCTGAACAGAAGCCTTATTGTTGTGGGAAGTCCAGGGGTGAGGCCGTCCCGAGCTGGGGCCACGGCgccaggtgtcagcagggacccagctcctctccctcctctccagcctcctcaAGGTATGATCCTGCCTCTTGTGCTCACAGGTGGGTGATGGAGAGGCAGCGTGACATCTGTGTTCTGCGCAGGGAGGAGAGGCTAGAAGAGATGAGCCAGCCAAGCCTGTCCCCCTTTGACAGACATTCCTTCTGCATCTGCATATCTGTTAGTGGCAGGACTGTGTCACCTGGCCGCCCGTCTGCAGGGCAGCCTGGGAAAGGTGTTTTCATTTCAGCCAAACACATTGTGATCTCCCATTCCAACAGGATTCTGTGCGTGAAGGAGAGCTGAGTGGGTCTGAGGGAGGCAGTGGCTGCCTGCTGTGCTCTGATGGGGATCAGAGAACCCAGTGCCACTTGTTTCATCAGCATAAACCAATGGTCCTCTGCCGTTCTCTTTTCCCAGTTTTGTTcccctttataaaaatgaatctgTCTTTTATCTTAAAACATTGAGTTGTTTTCTTTGCACATCCTATTGAGAATAGGTTCTGTGACACGGATTGCCGGACCCGCTGGGGGGCCCTGCTGAAGGTTGGATGAGCCCTGAGGGTCTCCAACTACAGCAGTTACCAGGCCGCTGGCTAGGCCATTCCGCTTTGTAGAGACTGGACAAGACTGTGTTTATGTATCAGTGAAGTAAaatttcaagaattttaaaatgtaatccaTTTAGttgatttcaataaaaataatttaagcatgGCATCAGAGCATCTATAGAGAAAATGCTAGTTGCCTAATTAAATCGAGACGGTCAATTTACACCATAATTTAATTAGCTTTTCTTATCTAATATTGGCATAAATTCTAGCGTTTTGATAgcttatgtttaaaaattcattctttgTTTGTGATAACACATAGTAGATAAATACATTCTTCAAGTATTAAACAATCCAGGTGACTCGAGTGTTGCTATAGGTCTGTCCCgctacctccccaccccccactttgtAAGAAAACACTGTCATCAGTTTGATGTGTTTTCTTccaggtgtatgtgtgtgctcgcacctcacctcacacacacacaatgatttatatttatacGGGtatctcattttatatgtataattattttttaaaacatatgtatttttaaaaactgtattatcACACTGTTCATGTGGCCCTACAgtttcttgtgttcttttttaacttaatgttTTGGAGGCTTTCCAAATTAGTACAGTTTTCAGCCCTGAATCGCTGTTAGTACTacctgggagcttttaaaaattaccgGTGTCCTTACTCCACCTGGACAAATTAAGCCAGACTCTCTGGGTCTGGGGCCCCAGAATTCTAATTTTTTGAAagctccaggtgattctgaagtgTGGCTGGGGTTGAGACCTATTCGTTTAGAACCAccccttttttttaagttgctcaCAGTATTGTAAAGAATGCGCCATGTTTTAACGTAACAGATCCGTGCGGACAGTCTCCAGGccgtacatgtgtatgtgtgaatgttTCTCTGGGTGGGTAGAAGGGGAGTGCTCGGTTGAAAGAGagacatatttaaaattctaactGCCAGGTTGTTCACCCAAAAGCCATGCCAGTTTTGCTTCCCCAAGGAGATTCTGAGATTTCCTGTTTTCCACTCCATTGCCAATACTCGATAGTATCTATCTCTTAAATTTTTGTCAATCTGATAGTGAAATGGTAACCCATTTAATTTACATATCCTCATTTTCTAGTGAAGTGGAGCAGCTTTgcatatgtttattggtcatttacAATTACCCACCTTTCTGTTACTTcgtttgcttctttcttttttatttgtaaaagttatTGATAAACTCtggatttttatcctttgttacatatgttgaaaatgttttctccctgtctgttGCATGtactaaaattttaagttttgataCAGTTGGATTTGTcaacacttttattttacttgtttagaTCTTATTTAGGAAGCTCTTTCTAACCCCAACAtacaaaaaacagtttttttaaaaaaaaaaaaaacttctagctaatttattaaaatgtttaaacatttgaaaatatagttttttcatttctgaggGATTTATTGTTTTGGCTGGTGTAGACACAGATTGGACTTCATTTCTTGCTTGTTAACTGCCACTCAACTTCAGCCAGCacactcctttctcttcctcctgccctcttcctcctccctcttcttcttcttcctcttcctcctgccccctcctcttcctcctgccctctctggTTAACAGTTACTGAGAGTGTGCCTCATGCCAGGCAGTGCTAAAAGTGCTTTATCAGTGAATTACTTCATTTAAACATATAGCTctgtttttaaagatgaggaaactgaagcacagagcagtcaagtaacttgcccaaggttacacagtcaTAAGCAGTAGGACTACCACTTACATTACTTATTTGTCAGTTCATCCTTTTTTTCATAGATTTAAAATGCCATTCTTATGAATTATTGTATACTAGATttccatatatacagagggtgccaaaaaaagtatacacattttaagaaaggataactgtatgaaaattgtaatactcaacatataccgataacaaaaggtgaatacaaatcacatttcacttctgcaattacaagaagtgctcagagtggtttccattagcgtccagacacttctgattataacgaactactgcttgagcaacgtggaccaaagtgtccacttgtatacatttttttgtatccCTGGTATATATATTTGTCTCTTCTTGGGCTCTTTTTCCCTCCATTGAGCTATTTTGTCTATTCCTGGGCCAATATCATATGGTGTATTTAATACAGCTTCCAAGTATATTTTGATAGCTGGTAGGGTAAATTTCctctattgttctttttaaaaaattttttggcTATGTTTGAACTGTCTTTtttcttgttagaaatgcattttagaatcatTACGATACTAAATGTCCTCTAaaccttaatttcttcatcttcaaaaaagAGCTTTCCTTTAATATGTACATTATAATACCTAGCACACAGTTTCAAGtagttatgaatttttttaaaaaaaatttcagaatgcATAAGAAAAGCTAACTTTCCTTTATATTGACATATGATTTAGGCATTAAATAGTTTACTtaaacttttctctttatttaagcTGTGTTTAGTCAGCcttgaaattttttattactgttttatgGCTGTCTTCTTCCTAGGGTCTTGTTAAAGTAGACTTTCTATAATCTTGTCTGTTATCTTTTCAAGTTGATGTGGTTTTACCAAATAAATTGGGTGTCACAAAGCATAGGTTGTTTTATAGTCCTAGGGAAGTGTGCATGTGATGGACAATGATGGGCCTTTCACATCAAAGAATATATCTGGTGGTGCCGTGTTTATTATGTTGTAGTGTTCTGATTTATCGGATTACATCACCTCTTCTCTCCTGACTCGCTTTTGGAAATTCTGCTCTTTGATGAGGCCCCTCATTGCCGAGGAGAATAGAGGCCAACTTCAATGGTGTGATGTGGAAGACCCCTGTGGTTAATCTCTTTTCAGAGCAGACTGTCCTTAAGCTATCTCAAACTTCCTTGTGTTCAGTCATTAAAGTAAGCAAGCTTTCTTTCATTGCTATTGCTgcaattttttaaagctattctaAGGGGAgggtttttgatttttgttctaatAAACACCAAGAGCAACCTCTTCCTAAGTTTAATATAAATCCCTCTCAGGGTGGGTAAGTCTCTTTTTTGTGAGGTTTTAACTTCTGTTGGTGAGctatgctatttattttcttcataaagtaACAATTTAGGGTCATGGAAACattggaaataaccaaaatgtttaacagtaaaatataataattacatcTATCAATTGCTGAGTACTAAAAATTTCAGGTAACATAAATGTTATctcctactgaaaaaaaaagtgtgtgtgtgtgtgtgtgtgtgtgtgtttattaggttggtgcaaaagtaatagcagtttaaaaggctaaaaataattgcaaaaaccgctattacttttgcaccaacctaatatattgggGATGCCAAAaagtatgcaagtggacactttggtcaacattgctcaagcagtagttctctgtaatcagaagtgtctggacactgatggtaaccactttgagcaccttttgtaattgcagaagtcaaatgtgacttgtattcatcttttgttatcggtgtatattgagtgttacaattttaatatttttttttcctttcttaaaatgtgtatacatttttttggtaccctctgtgtgtgtatatatatacatatatgtgtgtatatgtacacacatacacacgtatatGTATTCACCCTCTTTCTTAGATTTAGCAGTAGCACATGATACAGATTTTTCTCCACCCTCCTGTTTTTTTGCCTGGAAGATGAAATGTAGTGGAGATCATGCCCTAATAGTATAGAGGGACGTTCCTTATTCCCTTTCATGGCTGCGTACTACTGCACTGTGTGTGTATTCACTGGTTTATTTAACCCATCCTCTCTCTATGTTGGCCATTTGGGATTTTCCAGTCTTTTCCTATTATACAAAGTGTTATAGATAATAGCTTTGTGCATATATCTTTCATATACTTACTAGTACATTTCTGGGATAGATGCCCTAGAAATGGATTGACTGGATCAAAGGGTAAATGTATATGTTACTTTGCTAGATATCTCCATATTCTTCATTTAATTCACAATATTTATTCAGCAGTCATATATTGAGTGCTACTATGCCAAGTAATGTTCTAGGTCCTGGAGAACTAGCAGTGAACGAAACAGATGTAGTCCCTGCCCTCACTGAGCTTACAGTCTgataaaggaagaagacaaaataCTTTACAATTTTCACTCATCTGTATCTTGATTGTTATTTGTACTGTCTTTTAGATGAACTTTTCTTTGCTGTGAGGTAtaatatataagtgtgtgtgtgagtatgtgtgtgtgtgtgtgtgtgtgtgtgtgtgtgttcacccGTGTCACTTTGTGAGAAAAGTACATATATACCATTGGCAGAACCGACCAAAATTCAGAGGTGAAAAGCCAGAACAGGGGCCCTTTGCCAGTTTGTACTTTGGAGAGAAGCTCCTGGTTTGGGGAGTTGTCTGTAGTGTTGTTGAGAAGCTGTAGTTAAGTAGTTAAGTTGTAGTTAAGTTGTTGTTAAGTAATGGAGGTAAGTTggataaacagaaaaaagtcagAGAGCCTCTGACAGAGGAGAAACTGGAGCAGATACTACTATGTGGGCCCACTTTGTCTGGGTGCCTCCTTCCCATTCTTCGTGCGCCAGCCCAAACGTCACCTCCCTGGGGAACTTTCTGGCTCCTACAGCCTAGGTTAGGATTCCTACCGGCTGTGCCCAGCGCCTTGTGCTTATGCTCATCAGAGCTTTAGTACAGTGCATTCTAGTCAGCTCTTGACTGGGCTCTGTCAGGCCCTTGCAGGAGGGACTTGATTTATGTGTTCCCCTGTTCCCTGTGTGTTAACACAGGGTCTGGTTACAGTGGACATGGCAGGGTTATGAGCCACCACTTTGGCAGAAGCACAGGGATGCAGATATTtcgtaaaataaacatttccatgtGCTCAGGTGACCAGTGGTCGGGTTGTGCTCTTCTGTATACGAGGTATAGTCCTTAGGGTTTGACCCTCAGGGCCCATTCATAGTCAGTGAACCCCAAATAGAGCAGCTGTGCAGGGTGGACGGGGCCTGGTCTGGGCCACGGGCTTCGTTAGCCTCCCAGTTTTCTGGAGTTGCTTGCTGCTTAACCTCATGTGGGAGAGGCTAGCTGACGGCATCCAGGTTCTTGTTCCCTTTGCATTATTCCTTGGCTTCCCGAGAATTCTCATGCACATTTACTGGGGGCAGAGCCCGCCCTCTGGACATCCCTGTTGGGGGAACCTCCTTGACGCGGTGCACTGTGGTGCTTAGTGTGGGTCAGCATGTGTTGGTCAGTGGCTGACCGGCCCTTTTCATCCCCAACTCTTTTGTCTCCTTCTTCCTGCTCCCGCTCCCGCTTTAGTCCCATCCCCTCTCCCTggtcttccccttctctcttcccctttttcctgTCTCTATAATCTGCCCTAGAGCAGCCAGGAATATCATGGGCCTTTCTAAGCTCCCCAGAACAATTGGATTTGGCTTTGGGCTTTTGCCTCAGGCTGTTGAATCTGCTTAGTGCAGTTAACATTAGGGTGACCAACTGTTGCATTTTGCCAGGGACTATCCTGGGAAACCCCTCAGTCCTGGCCGGTCGGTTGCCCTGGTTGTGCTGACCTGGGAAACCGGCAACTTGGATGACTCTGAAGTTTTGTTTCCTAGCACTTCCCTGCATTCagcatgtatattttttcatcataGGCTGTAAGATCAGGTAATGTTACGTCACAGGAAATGAATAATCTCTTCCTGTTTAATCATTAGCCAAAGGCTTTTGAACAATACTTGAATCTGGAAGACAGCAGGCTGCTGAGTCACCTGAAGACGTGTTCTGCAGTGTCCAAACTTCCTTATGACCTCTGGTTCAAGAGGTGCTTCGCCGGGTGCTTGCCTGAATCCAGCTTACAGAGGCGAGTATTTCTTTCAAAGACATACTGAAGGCTTGGAGTTGGAAAAGAATCCTAGGTTTTCATGTGATCACCCCTCAGAATATAAATTTGCTTTGGAACAATACAGTACTTTAAAGCTATTTTCTCCAGCAGCTAACATAACACACAGGATTCTGCTTAGTATGTATACAGttagaaatattagaatattaatttaATCGTAACAAGAATTAGTACAAATCTTAgaacatacaatttaaaaaattgagggcTCTCAGTTGGATGCTGTACAATGTTCAAATCTGACACATTCTCCAGGAGTTTACATACAGGCACGGGCTTTTCTTTCCCAGACATGTGGTAGGTGCTAATCTGGAGAAAATCTTGGTATTTCTTAGTTTCATTATGACATCTTTAAAGTAGCTAAAGAGATTGGAGACTCAAAATCAGAGTCTTTAAGTTTAGTGAAAGCATTAGTATCAGACATGTATTATGGGTATTTCAGAGTCCTGGACCTTCCCCTCCAAGATGTTGCAATGTAGTTGGGAAGAAAGACAATACGCAGAGAACATTACAAGACAATACATATCTAAGCATATGGAGCATAATACCAACTTTAAGAGTTACAGACATtatcagaataattattttagtatGGCTACTGATCAATATTTATCTCCTTACGCCCTTGGAGAAGTTTAAGGAATTTGAACCACTGGAAAGTGAAATTTATCTCATTTCATATGCTTCTTTTGTTCCTTAGCAAtcataacaaaatattagtaaaatctAAACTTTGGTTTAgaactttcctttccttccccaaacTGTTGGGTTTGAAACATTAGGAAATGGGCGTTTGGTACATTTTTAGCAGAGCAAGTACTTTTTAGTGAtgattccttttttccttccagtgCTGATTGTGTCTGAAATAGATTTCAACTGGctgatttatttcttgtttttttgatgatTATTTCATTATAACTCTTTTGTGAAGCTTAAAACAGAAGGAGTGATTTGATTCAGTTTTGTAATTTGAGATCTCTAGGTAAACAGATTTCAAACACTATTTGATTATGTATCTCTTCTTTTTTGTAGGGTTTGGGATAAAGTTGTAAGTGGATCCTGTAAGATCCTAGTTTTTGTAGCTGTGgaaattttattaactttcaaaataaaagtaatggcACTGAACAGTGCAGAGAAGATAACCAAGTTTCTGGAAAATGTAAGTGTGCTTTATTTGATTTTGAATCTAGAAAGGAAGTCAGCTTAGCAAACCAGATTTTCCTATTGCATTAAACTATTTCAGAGAAATAACATAGTGTATTTTTACATTATAAGAAACAATTTCTCCCTTGAAAAAAATTAGCTTACTGTTGATCTATGGATTTTAGTTTGCATCCTCTATTTGGAGGACGATGGTCTGAGCAAGGAGACTGTCACATGTCACCGTGACTGTGTGCACTTAGGGCCAGAGGCTTATCCCCTGACGAGACTATAGGAAACTtgtcaagaaaaggaaaaggtgagAGCTCTCACTTTAGGATGAGCAGTCCTGGTTAACGCAAGGGGAATCCTGGTGTTCGGGGGATTTTGTCAGCCCTTTCATTTCTGTTCCCATCGCTGTTGGAATCCCAGCTGGGTTGTGTTAATGTACCTAGGTCTTAACTTGTACATGTTGAAGACATTCTAAATGAATCGGGCTTTCCTTCTCTGTGTACCTTAGAATACTCTTAACCATGCAGGAGGTAGAAATACAGAGACTCATGCCTGAAGGAATTTCTCTGGATCcaaaatctattcttttttttgttttaaatcagtcAGTATTAACATGTGAACACTGCTTTGGTAAATAATAAGTACTAAGTGAATgtgtgtgttgaataaatgactcaTCATCATTATAATAATTAGTGGCTAACGGGGCCAGTGCCTGTGCCAAGAGTTTTTTGTGGAATATTTCACGTAATCCTGTAACAGCCCTATGACGTGGGGCTATTGTTtgccccattttagagatgggatctgaacccaggtatAGCTTAGCTAACCTGAACCCCAGGTAGCTCAGGTAACCTGCCCAGGGGCATACAGTTAGTGGGCAatgcaggatttgaacccaggcagtctgacatTAGAGCTCCTGTGTGTGTCTTCAGGTGGCATGTGAATCAAAGATCCTGGCAGCAGCCATAGATGCAATTACTTCCTGCAACAGTGGAAATTCCATCGGAAATAAGTTAGATTCCACAGTGAGGGAGATACTGATGTTTTTACAGCTTCACTGAAATTTCACGAAGACTGGTTTGCTTGTTCACAGATCCCCCAGGACAGCTCGGATGCGATTGTGAGCAAGGCCATCGACTTATGGCATAAACACTGCGGGACGCCTGTCCATTCAGCCTGACCGCTCCTGCCGGTGTGGACAGCCTGCGGGGTGCGCCCGGAGCGTTTGTTCTGAGGACCTGATCCACTAAACTGATCAAAGCAGGGTTCTCGCTTTGCTGCTCCAAGTGCAATTTCTTTTCCAGCAAAAGTATTGAATGAAGATACTGGTATCGCTGCACCGTGGCGCGGCATCTTTCGGTTGCACGGAGTACCAGGTTCCACTCCGAATACACTTGAAAAGGGTTGTTGGAGTTGTGAAAGCAGTTCAGTCAGGGTCGAGGGTGCTTTAGGAAGCAGAGCAGAACCAAGCCCGCTCTACTTCTCTCTAATCGGCGCCAAGCGAGGGGCTCTCTAAGGTCTGTTTCTGGaataaaggttaaataacttccttCTGTTGACAACTCAGAGTCGGCTTTTGTTGATGCAGTTCTTATTTAAATCTAAGCCGACTGCTCTCTGAGGCTTCCTCTTGCTAAACAGGTTTAAATAAGgccttacatttttttctttgtaccagTTGGAATGAAACAGTGATTGACCAAAATATGTCTAAATTTACCTACCAGGAGAGACAATACTTGTTGATATTTTGCTGGACTTGTGCTTTTTCCTGATGGGTCATTAGATGCTGGGTGGGCTTCAGGGTGCCCTCTGCCACCCAGGATAGGAGTGGGAGAAATGGCAGGTTAAGGTGAACAGCTAATGACCCCTGAGCCGTACTGTGCCATGTTATGGTAACTGTTCATTGGAAAGTGGCAGGCTTTGAGCCCCTCGAGTAAGATGCGGCCCTTTGTTTGCAACTGATTCAGCTGTCAGACCTACAGGAGCCTGAGTGGTGAGCTGgattctccccaccccctacctccCCAAAAAAGCAGAAGGAGACCATGAAATGATGAAGTTAGAAATCTGAGAATTCAGTCCTTCCCTAAAGTGTAAAGTAACTGCCTAGAAAGAGTTCAGGAAACCTGAGTTGTGGGATCCAGCTGATACTTCTGTATAGTAGCATATccaaaagtatttaatttttaaaaaagacaacaaTACACTCAGAAGAAAACTCCTTAAAGTACACTTTTGCATACAGTTAAGACTGTGTATTTATTCGGTGATTGCCTCTACCGCCGAAGAACTTTTAATCCATTTGGGgctataagaaaaaaacacatgagaAGGAATTCCTGCCCCAATCACCAAATGGTGATCATGATGCCTGAAATTCACAGCGAAgtcataaaacaataataattttactgcTGTTTAATTTATTAGCCACATGTCATTTGTACAACTTTTTAGGAAAATAACAGCTGATAAAGTTGTGATGTTTGTGAATCTCAATTccggaaaaagaagaaaaagaagaattagcAATCTGTCAACAAGAGGATAGGAAGGTGTGCGTTGCTGTTCACTCACGCCTCGTGCTCACTGGGGGAAGTGTGGGAGGCGGGAGACAGGGCGCGTGGGGCTGCTGGTGGGGGCTGCAGGACTCCTCTGCACAATTTGGGGGACGGTCCAGGTGACCTGAAAGGGAAGACTTGCCGTGCTGCCGAAGGATCGGAAAGTACTATGCTCTGCTAGTACCCGCTGTCAGTCCCAGGTGGGGAAACCTCTGGCTGCGGGTGTGGGGAGGGTGTGTTTTTCTTGAGAGAGCCCATCTGATACCATTAGGAGTTTTCTTTATTAGAAAACTAAATGGCTCCATCTTAGTAGCAGGGTTTTGTAAGGCCCACTGTGAGGACAGTATAGAGCCAGTGAGGatcccatttattttaatatcGGCATTTTCTTCTGCTGAGAGCTAAGCTTTCAGTGAGAAGCACAGCTCCTGATGAAAATAACCCCGTTTCCCTTTATTCAAAACATTCTGTCAGGACACCATGGAATTTCTGTAGGTTAAAGCCTAGGGTTTCTGTCGCAGCCAAAACTATTGTGGAGTTCTCCTCCCTTGGAAAACCTGGCTTGAACAGTATTAATCTTAATTTCTAGTCCTTCCATTCTAGAGTGTCTTCTTAAACACAGGCGAGAGAAGCTCTAAATCCACTTTGCTAGGAAATATTGAGGGCCAaggacggtgtgtgtgtgtgtgtgtgtgaggtgtgtggcGTTTGCCTGATGACAGGTGGAACTGGCATATTGTCTGTACACACGCTTGTGTATGTCTCTGAGGTGATGTCAGGAAATGAGGACAGGGTTCCTTAGAATGAAGTGCTTTTTTTGTTAATGGAAAGTTTGCCTGAAAATCGTGGGGCAGCACCCAAATCCCATGCGGTGTGGAAGGCCTCCACCCTCTGTTGCTCTGTGAGACACGCCTGCTCTGCCTTGAGTTGCTTAAGAATCCTCCTTTGGCTCCAACCAGCCCCTGTCATGTGGTCAGCACCTCCCCAGCTTGActtaaggtttattttttctctctgaaggtGAAGAATCTGGAGGGAAATCTGTGTGGCTGAGGAGGGTAAAAATAGAGCATGTATGTCCAGGACTTGGTCGGAAGACTAGTCTCTTGCTCAAAGTGACAGCCTCTGCTGGTGCTGTGAGAATTTAAGCAGCAGTGATGTCCTGACTTCGGGCTGAGGCTCCTTTTGGGGTTGGGGGTTGCGGACAGCTGGCAGGGCATCTGGCTCCGCATTTTGCATCTGCCAGTGGTCACACAGGCTAAGCAGCTTTGGTCTTCAGCTGCGTTTGGAAGGGCCAGAGGACGTTTTCCCTGCCTTGACAGAGAGGGCAGTATGGGAATTTTTGTAGCAGGAGTTGGTGGCACTCCGTCTGGTGGATGAAACAAAGGGCTGTTTCTCCATTGGAGTCTGTGCCAAATGAAACTGCTTGTGGCTCTTGGCACAAACTGTTTCTCTCTAGATCAGCTGTTGCTTATCCAGAGTCAGTGCCAGTTTGAGTAGGAGGAAGGGGGGTGCAGGAAGGGGGGAATGAGAACAGAGGAGGGTAGGAATTTTCCTGGAGGGCCATGAGGGGCGGGGATGCAGTCCCTGGATTGCTTTCCCGACCActgcttccctttccttttcattctgtccTTCAGCCTTATCTTATGGAGGTTAAAAAGTGAGGGGACAGTTGCTAGGTGAGCTGACAATTCCCGGCCTTACTCCTGGGGCTGGTTTTATTATAATGCAGCCACATGGGGAGTCGGACAGTGTGATCTGAGATGGACATAGGAAAAAGCCTGTTCTGACTGAGCAGAACTCCAAATATGCTATCACAGCAGGTGCTTAGTGTTCAGACTTCAAAATCGCACTTAAAATTTAGGTGTGACTTAGTAGTTTACCagtaattcacacacacacacacgtacacgtgCCCGAAGCCCTAGAGCTCACTACTGACCCTGCTATTTAGTCTCTTCCTCGTTTTGTCCCATCACCCTCCTTTTCCTACAGGTTTAACGAGTAGCAACCTCGCCCCTGTTGGTACCTTCAGCCTCTCTGCCTGCCCACTGCACGTACCTAATGCTGTGAAGGTTTGTGAAGGAGGCGGCAAGGAGGAGAGCTTGCATGATTTCTTTCTGAATGTCAGAAGGCAGCTGTCCACGCCGCGGGGAGCCTGCATCCCCACCTCCCATTTCCCCCTCTTCTGTgtgattcttttgttcttttattcattctcattcaGTCATGACATAAATTTGAACACACTCCTAATTATGGGCCAGGTACTGGGCTTAGTTGGTGAACAAGTCATATGGTCTCTGTTTCCTTGGAACTTATAATCATGCAGGGAAGACAAATATGACATGAAACAAGTATGTATTTTGTTCTCTCAGTCACTAAGTAAATAAAGCTCCTCCCGACTCCCGTGCTGCCACACAAGGGAGAAGGTAA
The Rhinolophus ferrumequinum isolate MPI-CBG mRhiFer1 chromosome 9, mRhiFer1_v1.p, whole genome shotgun sequence genome window above contains:
- the TBC1D7 gene encoding TBC1 domain family member 7, whose protein sequence is MTEDSQRNFRSVYYEKVGFRGVEEKKSLEILLKDDRLGILPPHHESHTQVMTYRKEQYSDVLHALRVVRFVSDATPQVEVYLRMYQLESGKLPRSPSFPLKPEDEVFVAIAKAMEEMVEDSVDCYWIIRCFVNQLNNKYRDSLPQLPKAFEQYLNLEDSRLLSHLKTCSAVSKLPYDLWFKRCFAGCLPESSLQRVWDKVVSGSCKILVFVAVEILLTFKIKVMALNSAEKITKFLENIPQDSSDAIVSKAIDLWHKHCGTPVHSA